The following proteins come from a genomic window of Pyxidicoccus sp. MSG2:
- a CDS encoding serine hydrolase, with the protein MANEAKDPTRLKQLLDEGIRSYLGTDSPIGVSAALMVGGVRASMTSGLADREAQRPVREDTLFIIGSVQKTFTNTLAAARIVEGKLSLEDQVTRFLPEEVRKEGSVIRQVTPANLGTMTAAMPAPNVPGRPAHALYMGQPPTAQLLDFWKKFNPERHIGTSYLYANVSEVTQGFTAVAAAGQTYPELFAQDIQGPLSMRDTVVDVSGISPERIAQGYTTSGKRVGFRGVGFNSTASDMLRFLEGNLFRVQSMPLLTYRAMSLAHQPRFQISPGTSIGMAWYTHEVGQGARVVSKAGGNAGFVAWIGFMPQYAAAVVLLTNGHPSSARAADAGTAPKSLPATGRDILLRAVGLERASLATFEDPDGGIQPDAEE; encoded by the coding sequence ATGGCGAACGAGGCGAAGGACCCCACGCGGCTGAAGCAACTCCTCGACGAGGGCATCCGCTCCTATCTCGGAACCGATTCGCCCATTGGCGTGTCGGCGGCCCTCATGGTCGGCGGCGTCCGCGCGTCCATGACATCGGGGCTGGCGGACCGCGAGGCCCAGCGCCCGGTGCGTGAGGACACGCTGTTCATCATCGGCTCGGTCCAGAAGACCTTCACCAACACGCTGGCCGCCGCACGCATCGTCGAAGGGAAGCTGTCGCTGGAGGACCAGGTGACGCGCTTCCTCCCGGAGGAGGTGCGGAAGGAGGGGAGCGTCATCCGGCAGGTGACTCCCGCCAACCTGGGCACGATGACGGCAGCCATGCCCGCGCCCAATGTGCCGGGCCGTCCCGCGCATGCGCTCTACATGGGTCAGCCCCCCACGGCGCAGCTCCTGGACTTCTGGAAGAAGTTCAACCCCGAGCGGCACATCGGCACGAGCTACCTCTACGCGAATGTGAGCGAGGTGACGCAGGGCTTCACCGCCGTCGCCGCCGCGGGCCAGACGTATCCGGAGCTGTTCGCCCAGGACATCCAGGGGCCGCTGTCCATGCGTGACACGGTGGTGGACGTGAGCGGCATCTCACCGGAGCGGATTGCGCAGGGCTACACGACGTCGGGAAAGCGCGTGGGCTTCCGGGGCGTGGGCTTCAATTCCACCGCGAGCGACATGCTGCGCTTCCTGGAGGGCAACCTGTTCCGCGTGCAGAGCATGCCGCTGCTGACGTACCGGGCCATGAGTCTCGCGCACCAGCCGCGCTTCCAGATTTCGCCTGGCACCTCCATCGGCATGGCCTGGTACACGCACGAGGTGGGGCAGGGCGCGCGCGTGGTGAGCAAGGCTGGCGGCAACGCGGGCTTCGTTGCGTGGATTGGCTTCATGCCCCAGTACGCCGCCGCCGTGGTGCTGCTCACCAACGGGCACCCCTCCAGCGCACGGGCGGCGGACGCGGGCACCGCGCCGAAGTCGCTGCCCGCCACCGGCCGGGACATCCTGCTCAGGGCCGTGGGGCTGGAGCGCGCATCGCTCGCGACCTTCGAGGACCCGGACGGCGGCATCCAGCCGGACGCCGAGGAATGA
- a CDS encoding glutathione S-transferase family protein has protein sequence MSLALYGHPFSSYTQKVLIALYENGTPFESRCIGPETPQHSAEWLRRWPLGKFPLLVDGERNIVETSIIIEYLQLVHPGPVRLLPADPMAALDVRFFDRFFDLHVMNVVQHAVGGALTGDPVKRQEGLAFATQKLELAYAWLEGQLAGRTWAVAGADFTLADCAAAPSLFYADWTHRISEAFPVLRAYRARLLARPSFARAVEEARPFRPLFPLGAPDRD, from the coding sequence ATGTCGCTCGCGCTCTACGGTCATCCCTTCTCCTCGTACACGCAGAAAGTGCTCATCGCGTTGTACGAGAATGGCACCCCCTTCGAGTCCCGCTGCATCGGACCGGAGACGCCGCAGCACTCGGCCGAGTGGCTGCGGCGCTGGCCGCTGGGCAAGTTCCCGCTGCTGGTGGACGGCGAGCGCAACATCGTCGAGACCAGCATCATCATCGAGTACCTGCAGCTCGTGCATCCCGGCCCCGTGCGCCTGCTGCCCGCGGACCCGATGGCCGCGTTGGACGTGCGCTTTTTCGACCGCTTCTTCGACCTGCACGTCATGAACGTGGTGCAGCACGCGGTAGGCGGGGCGCTGACGGGGGATCCGGTGAAGCGCCAGGAAGGACTGGCCTTTGCCACGCAGAAGCTGGAGCTCGCCTATGCATGGCTCGAAGGGCAGCTCGCCGGCAGGACGTGGGCCGTCGCTGGCGCGGACTTCACGCTGGCGGACTGCGCGGCCGCGCCCTCGCTGTTCTACGCGGACTGGACGCACCGGATTTCCGAGGCCTTTCCCGTGCTGCGCGCCTACCGCGCGCGGTTGCTCGCGCGCCCGTCCTTCGCCCGCGCAGTGGAGGAGGCGAGGCCGTTCCGGCCGCTCTTCCCCCTGGGAGCGCCCGACCGGGATTGA
- a CDS encoding winged helix-turn-helix transcriptional regulator — MAVSQTGRSGCPINLTLEQLGDRWSLIVIRDVMFGNRRSYGELLAQSEEGIASNILADRLKRLTAYGLLTRRPDPKHRQKGIYSLTEAGIQLVPLLAHMGAWGRRHTRPSRELSVRAELLEKGGAPLWNAFMDELRHLHLGAPRPARSVFGELQAAYEKALARRAR; from the coding sequence ATGGCCGTGTCACAGACAGGGCGCTCCGGCTGCCCGATCAACCTGACGCTCGAACAGCTCGGCGACCGCTGGAGCCTGATCGTCATCCGCGACGTCATGTTCGGAAACCGGCGCAGCTACGGCGAGCTGCTCGCGCAGAGCGAAGAGGGCATCGCCTCGAACATCCTCGCAGACAGGCTGAAGCGCCTGACCGCGTACGGCCTGCTGACGCGACGCCCCGACCCGAAACACCGGCAGAAAGGCATCTACAGCCTCACCGAAGCGGGCATCCAGCTCGTGCCGCTCCTCGCGCACATGGGCGCCTGGGGCCGCCGGCATACGCGCCCGAGCAGGGAATTGTCCGTGCGCGCGGAGCTGCTGGAAAAGGGCGGCGCTCCGCTTTGGAACGCCTTCATGGACGAGCTGCGCCACCTGCATCTCGGAGCGCCGCGTCCGGCGCGCTCGGTGTTCGGCGAGCTGCAGGCCGCCTACGAGAAGGCACTGGCGCGCCGTGCCCGCTAG
- a CDS encoding AAA family ATPase, with translation MDKDFHLFVRRYPGLGVAAHVLTHPHLASFASDLNTARLDLAEVVGRLLRRGELWDEVTHWADLRQRRMALTVRAMQHGRLLPVPLRLTVVTHGGRRGARAVRKGDAKGPLRVWVPRVGVEGTLEDVADLEPYVEELVRHELYLAPLERLHGLAYLGEESVETLSVPSRMKQTPKARAVEEAAKQPKRPPPPPGLAEASRCLNEEARAGLLERAWERDTEVARLAEAVTASTRASVLLVGPPSVGKTALVHELVQRAEGAAAGNPLHGLEVYSTSGGRIMAGMRYLGQWQERVQRMVEALRVRRAVLHLDSLSELLSLGGGDTGLDVARHLLPALEGGEVALVLEATPEDVARAERTHGAFLQALRHFSVAPLASVAARAALQQASQRVARARKVRFSLDALDRAAELTERFGDGPPPGGAVSLLRSASTQPSATGEVDAAGVTRAFCTRTGYPRELVDTSVRLDPEALLRRFRERIVGQDEATLLLRNLIVTLKTGLADPSRPLGAFLLLGPTGVGKTESALALAEYLFGDTARLARFDMAEYAAPGSAARLVGEVGGQQGGLARRVREQPFGVVLLDEVEKADAGVHDLLLQVLGEGRLTDGTGRTVSFRNTVVLLTSNLGADSAGRSVGFGGGSVRDLEQHYLGAATAFFRPELLNRLDQVVPYRALTPEVIRALARRTLEAALTREGLTRRGVKVSFGEDVVEHLARTGFDARYGARPLKRAVEQHVVTPLAQWLAAHASAPPAQVVLRVGADGRVELG, from the coding sequence ATGGACAAGGACTTCCACCTCTTCGTGCGCCGCTACCCCGGACTGGGCGTGGCGGCCCATGTGTTGACGCACCCGCACCTGGCCTCGTTCGCCAGTGACTTGAACACCGCGCGGCTCGACCTGGCGGAGGTGGTGGGCCGCCTCCTGCGGCGTGGCGAGCTGTGGGACGAGGTGACGCACTGGGCGGACCTGCGCCAGCGCCGCATGGCCCTCACCGTGCGCGCCATGCAACACGGGCGCCTGCTGCCCGTGCCCCTGCGCCTGACGGTGGTGACGCATGGCGGACGCCGCGGCGCCCGGGCCGTGCGCAAGGGTGACGCGAAGGGGCCGCTGCGGGTGTGGGTGCCTCGCGTGGGCGTGGAGGGCACGCTGGAGGACGTGGCCGACCTGGAGCCGTACGTCGAGGAGTTGGTCCGTCACGAGCTGTACCTCGCGCCGCTGGAGCGGCTGCACGGACTGGCGTACCTGGGCGAGGAGTCGGTGGAGACGCTGTCGGTGCCGTCGCGCATGAAGCAGACGCCGAAGGCCCGTGCCGTGGAGGAGGCCGCGAAGCAGCCGAAGCGCCCGCCTCCGCCCCCGGGGCTCGCCGAGGCCAGCCGCTGCCTCAACGAGGAGGCCCGCGCCGGACTGTTGGAGCGGGCGTGGGAGCGCGACACAGAGGTGGCCCGGCTCGCCGAGGCCGTCACCGCGAGCACCCGCGCCAGCGTGCTGCTGGTGGGGCCTCCATCGGTGGGCAAGACGGCGCTGGTGCACGAACTGGTGCAGCGCGCGGAAGGCGCCGCGGCCGGCAATCCGCTGCACGGGCTGGAGGTGTACAGCACGTCGGGCGGCCGCATCATGGCGGGCATGCGCTACCTGGGGCAGTGGCAGGAGCGTGTGCAACGCATGGTGGAGGCGCTCCGCGTGCGCCGCGCGGTGCTGCACCTGGACAGCCTGTCGGAGCTGCTCTCGCTGGGCGGCGGCGACACGGGCCTGGACGTGGCGCGCCACCTGCTGCCGGCGCTGGAGGGCGGCGAGGTGGCGCTGGTGCTGGAGGCCACGCCGGAGGACGTGGCCCGTGCGGAGCGGACCCATGGGGCCTTCCTGCAGGCGCTGCGGCACTTCTCGGTGGCGCCCCTGGCCTCCGTGGCCGCGCGCGCCGCACTCCAGCAGGCTTCTCAGCGGGTGGCCCGCGCGCGCAAGGTGCGCTTCTCCCTGGACGCGCTGGACCGCGCAGCCGAGCTGACGGAGCGCTTCGGAGACGGCCCGCCGCCCGGTGGCGCGGTGTCCCTGCTGCGCTCGGCCAGCACCCAGCCCTCCGCCACCGGCGAGGTGGACGCGGCAGGGGTGACGCGCGCCTTCTGCACCCGCACCGGCTACCCGCGCGAGCTGGTGGACACGTCCGTGCGCCTGGACCCGGAGGCGCTGCTGCGGCGCTTCCGCGAGCGCATCGTCGGCCAGGACGAGGCCACGCTGCTGTTGCGCAACCTCATCGTCACGCTGAAGACGGGACTGGCGGACCCGTCGCGCCCGCTGGGCGCCTTCCTGCTGCTGGGCCCCACCGGCGTGGGGAAGACGGAGTCGGCGCTCGCGCTGGCGGAGTACCTCTTCGGCGACACGGCCCGGTTGGCCCGCTTCGACATGGCGGAGTACGCGGCGCCGGGCAGCGCCGCACGGCTGGTGGGCGAGGTGGGCGGCCAGCAGGGCGGACTCGCGCGGCGCGTGCGCGAGCAGCCCTTCGGCGTGGTGCTGCTGGACGAGGTGGAGAAGGCGGACGCGGGCGTCCACGATTTGCTGTTGCAGGTGCTGGGCGAGGGGCGCCTCACGGACGGCACCGGCCGCACCGTCAGCTTCCGCAACACCGTGGTGCTGCTCACCAGCAACCTGGGGGCGGACAGCGCGGGGCGCTCGGTCGGCTTTGGCGGAGGCAGCGTGCGCGACCTGGAGCAGCACTACCTGGGCGCCGCCACCGCCTTCTTCCGTCCCGAGCTGCTGAACCGGCTGGACCAGGTGGTGCCCTACCGCGCGCTCACGCCGGAGGTCATCCGGGCGCTGGCCCGGCGCACGCTGGAGGCGGCCCTGACGCGCGAGGGACTCACCCGCCGTGGCGTGAAGGTGTCCTTCGGGGAGGACGTCGTGGAGCACCTCGCGCGCACCGGCTTCGACGCGCGCTACGGCGCCCGGCCCCTGAAGCGCGCGGTGGAGCAACACGTGGTGACGCCCCTGGCGCAGTGGCTCGCCGCGCATGCGAGCGCACCACCCGCACAGGTGGTGCTGCGGGTGGGGGCGGATGGACGGGTGGAGCTCGGCTAG